A DNA window from Phoenix dactylifera cultivar Barhee BC4 chromosome 13, palm_55x_up_171113_PBpolish2nd_filt_p, whole genome shotgun sequence contains the following coding sequences:
- the LOC103696923 gene encoding ADP-ribosylation factor 2, protein MGLTFTKLFSRLFAKKEMRILMVGLDAAGKTTILYKLKLGEIVTTIPTIGFNVETVEYKNISFTVWDVGGQDKIRPLWRHYFQNTQGLIFVVDSNDRDRVVEARDELHRMLNEDELRDAVLLVFANKQDLPNAMNAAEITDKLGLHSLRQRHWYIQSTCATSGEGLYEGLDWLSNNIANKA, encoded by the exons ATGGGGCTTACCTTCACGAAGCTCTTCAGCCGCCTCTTTGCGAAGAAGGAGATGAGGATCTTGATGGTGGGGCTTGATGCCGCTGGTAAGACCACCATACTCTACAAGCTCAAGCTTGGAGAGATCGTCACCACCATCCCCACTATTG GATTTAATGTGGAGACTGTGGAATACAAGAATATTAGCTTCACTGTGTGGGATGTTGGTGGTCAGGACAAG ATCAGACCTTTGTGGAGGCATTACTTCCAGAACACACAGGGCCTTATTTTTGTTGTCGACAGCAACGACAGAGATCGTGTTGTTGAGGCAAGAGATGAGCTTCACAGGATGCTCAATGAG GATGAATTACGGGATGCTGTCTTGCTTGTCTTTGCAAACAAACAAGATCTGCCAAATGCAATGAATGCTGCTGAAATAACAGATAAGCTTGGCCTGCATTCCCTGCGTCAGCGACACTG GTACATTCAGAGCACCTGTGCTACATCTGGTGAAGGTTTGTATGAGGGGCTTGACTGGCTGTCCAACAACATCGCTAACAAG GCTTGA